The following coding sequences are from one Triticum aestivum cultivar Chinese Spring chromosome 5A, IWGSC CS RefSeq v2.1, whole genome shotgun sequence window:
- the LOC123108218 gene encoding zinc finger protein ZAT12 — translation MVLSMKHCRDQAQEVPLSLSLSLGAMADRTKKQRRGVAAGEFVCKTCSRAFPSFQALGGHRTSHLRGRHGLALGLAAGINEPSSTKKTVDQKQAHQCHVCGLEFEMGQALGGHMRRHREQESATTAQAPPVLLQLFV, via the coding sequence ATGGTTTTGTCTATGAAGCACTGCAGAGATCAGGCCCAGGAGGTGCCCTtgtccctctcgctctccctcggcGCCATGGCCGACCGCACCAAGAAGCAGCGCCGCGGCGTCGCTGCCGGCGAGTTCGTGTGCAAGACGTGCAGCCGCGCCTTCCCGTCGTTCCAGGCGCTGGGCGGGCACCGGACAAGTCACCTGCGCGGCCGCCACGGGCTCGCGCTCGGCCTTGCCGCCGGGATCAATGAGCCGTCGTCGACCAAGAAGACGGTGGACCAGAAGCAGGCGCACCAGTGCCACGTCTGCGGGCTTGAGTTCGAGATGGGCCAGGCGCTCGGCGGCCACATGCGCCGGCACCGCGAGCAGGAGTCCGCCACCACGGCGCAGGCACCGCCCGTTCTGCTCCAGCTCTTCGTCTAG